From the genome of Bradyrhizobium sp. G127:
TCCCGACGCTGTCCGGCGTTCTGGCCGCCGTGGTGGCGTTGTGCCTCGGAGCGGTGATGTCATTTTGCGGCGCGCAATTTGCGCTGCGCCGCGTCTGAAAAAATGCCGCGGGCCTAAAGCGACGCGGCGTTATGCCCCATTTATCCCGCATGGAGCCGCAGCCGTAGATTTGCGGCGGTCGCGACCGTTGCGATCCACTCGCATCAACGCCAATGACCGTCTTGCCTTGAGGCATATTCATTTGTTCCTCGTTCATGAAAGAAAACCCTGAACGGAGGGAACAGAGCGGCCGCCCGCACTTTGAAACACCGTCCTCATTTCCCATATTAATGATGACGCTCACGAGGGACAGCGGTCCCGTGTGAAGCGCATATGACATCTGCGCCACGCGATTTTCTTGTGCTGCGTCAAGTCTCCGCGCTGCATAACGGCCTATTTTCCAAAGCAGGGATTTCGCGTATGAGTACCGTCGCAGCCGCTTGCTCACTGTCGCCTCAATCGGCTTTTATAGAATTCGCGCCCTGCCGGGAGGACGAATGCAGCACTTGTTGAGCACGCTGGGGCGTGTCTTTAGAGAAAAAATCGGCTGGAAAAAGGTCGGAATCGCCGCCAGCCTTTTGATCGTTTCCATCGCGATCATGCATCTGTTCCGCACCCTGAAGGGTGTGGATACAGCCATGGTTTTGACTGCGCTTGCGGAGAAGTCCCAAGGCCAGATCGTGATGGCGGCCCTGTGCGTGCTGTGCGCGTTCTTCACCCTCACCTTCTATGACCTGTTCGCGCTGCGCACCATCGGCAAGATGCATGTGCCCTACCGCATTGCGGCGCTCTCGAGCTTCACCAGCTACACGGTCGGACACAACATCGGCGCGACGGTTTTCACCGGCGGCGCGATCCGCTTCCGCATCTACTCGGACTGGGGCTTGACCGCGATCGATGTCGCGAAGATCTGCTTCATCTCGGGCCTGACCTTCTGGCTCGGCAACACCTTCGTGCTCGGCATCGGCATGATCTGGCATCCCGCCGCCGCCGCCTCCATCGATCTGCTGCCGGAGAGCATCAACCAATTGATCGGTTTGGGACTGCTCGCCGGCATTGCCGTCTATCTCACATGGATCGCGACAGGCCGGGGCCGCCGGCAACTCGGCAAAGACGGCTGGAAAGTCGCGCTCCCGTCCGCGCCGCTCACCCTTTTGCAGATCCTGATCGGCGTCGTCGATCTCGGCTTCTGCGCGCTGGCGATGTATCTGCTCGCGCCCTCGCATCCCGATCTTGATTTCGTCACACTGTCCGTCGTCTTCATTCTCGCGACGCTGCTCGGCTTCGCCAGCCATGCGCCGGGCAGTCTCGGCGTGTTCGACGCGGCCATGCTGATCGGGCTGCCGATGCTCGGCAAGGAAGATCTGCTGGCGTCCTTGCTGGTGTTCCGCATTCTCTACTTCCTGATCCCGTTCGCGACCTCGATTACGATCCTGGGCGTCCGGGAATTGTGGCTCAGCGTGATCCAGCCGTGGCAACAAAGCCGGAAACTCCGGCCCGCACCCGCTGTCGCGCAATCGTCGCCTCAGCAAGTAAAGACCAAGCAGGCAGCGGAATAGTCGCCGCACAAAGATGTGGCTTGTAGGGGTTGCGGGGGCGCTCTAGGCTTCGAAGGCACCCCACATTTTGGCCTCATCCGTCGGCTTCAAAACCAGCATGATCCATTCGCGCGTTATTCGCCTTTCGCTCAGGGCTTGCCTCTTGATCGCGGCGCTCGGCGGTGCGATGGCTGCTCCCGCCACGGCGCAAACTCCGCTGGTCCCCTCCGCATCGCCGGCCGCAGAGCCCGTGCAACCGGTGCCCGGCGTGGGGATGCAGATTTCGTGGGAAGTCCGCAACCGCTTCCGCCTGTTCCGCGAGGAGCGCGACTTTCTGCTCCATGTGGAATCGCTTCGGGGCCGCAATATCCTTGAAGCCGAACAGACGCTGGCAACCCAGAGCGATGGGCGCGGCTGGGCGCGCAACACGGTTGGGCGGCTCTGTATCGATGCATCAGGGCGCGTCAGCGAACCCTGCACCCGCGACAACGTCAAGGAAAGCTATCTCACCCCGCTCGATCATCCGGTGACGGTGCGTCTCACCGGCGCGGTGCCGGTGGGCGCGACCTGCGCCTGGACGTTCAGTGACGGCGACCCGCCGCGGCAATCGACGGTCGATTGCGCCGAACCGATCAATCTGCGCGTCCGCTACGGCCGCCCCACCCCTGTCACCGTCGATGTGTCGAGCGGCCCCGACGCGCCGCAGCGCGTCACCACCGAGATCGCCGTGCGCGACATCTTCATTGCGGGCCTCGGCGATTCGATTGCATCGGGCGAAGGTAATCCGGATCGCGCCGTGACACTGAGCGATGAGGGCTTCTGTTTCCGCTCCTATCTCGGCGGCCCCACCGGTATGTATTTCCGTCCCGGCCGCGCCGGCTTCAAGGGCGCGCGCGCCTGCGACACGTCGGACGGCACCAGCCTGCAGAACTGGCAGCGCGCCGGCGCGCAGTGGCTCAATCCCGCGTGCCATCGCTCGCTCTACAGCTACCAGACCCGCATGGCGATCACGCTGGCGGTGCAGAATCCGCAGATCGCGGTAACCTATCTGCCGCTGGCCTGCACCGGCGCGACCATCGCCGAAGGCATGCTCGGCTCGCAGCGCGCCCGCGAATGCGTCGTCGGCCGCAACGGGTTCACCTGTCAGGGCACGGTGAATGCGCAGGTCGCGGAATTGCGCGAAGCGCTCAACGCCGCTTCGCAACGCCAGCCGGGCCGGCAGCTCGACCTCGTGCTGCTCTCCGTCGGCGCCAACGACGTGGATTTTTCAGGACTCGTCGCCGACGTCATCGTCGAACGGCAGACCGAGCGCGCGCTGTCGCGGCGCACCGGGGTGATCAGTTCCGTGGACGAGGCGCGTTCCATTTTACAGACCGATCTGCCGCGCGGATTCGGCAAGCTGCGTCAGGCGCTGAAGCCGTTCGTCGGCGGCGACCTGTCGCGCGTGCTATACGTGTCCTACGCAAACCCGTCGCTGCTGAACGGCGCGCCCTGCCCCGGCGGCCGCGCGGGCTTCGACATTCATCCGGCGTTCAACGCCGATCCGCAGCGGCTCGCCGAGGTGACGGAGTTCGTGCAGAGCGAGTTTCTGCCCGCGCTCAAGAAGCTGGCGCTGTGCAGCGGCGGCGTGTTGTGCGGCGACAACAGCCGCGACCGCATGACCTTCGTCGACCAGCATCAGGCGCAGTTTGGCAATCACGGCTTCTGCGCGCGCGCGGAGAGCGATCCGCCGTTCGACCGCGAATGTTTCTCGGCCACCGGCGAGAGCTTTGTCAGCGACATCGTCAACGCGGCGAACAATCCGCTTGTCTGCGGTGCAGGCGCCAGCGACTTCAGAGCCTATTCGCCCCGCGCGCGCTGGATCCGCGACGCCAATGACAGCTACTTCACAGCGATGACCTATCCGCAGGCGCAAAAAGCGCCGACCAACCAGCCGGGCGACATTCACGACGCCACATGGGGCGTGCTGTCGGCTGTCTATGGCGGCGCGATTCATCCAACTGCCGAAGGCCATGCCGCGATGGCGGACGCCGCGCTGCCGGCGGCGACGTCGGTGCTGGGCCTTGGCCTGTCGGAAGCCCAGGTCACCAGCGAGCCGATCGCGCCGGTGACGCCGCGGGCGCAATAGCTACACGGCGGGCGCCCCCGCGACGCCGCGGCAGTGAAACGCCACCGGCTTCGGCGCATGCGGCAGATAGAAGCGATCGACCGCGCCGATCTCAAACCCTGCACCGGTCAGAAGAGCCATGGTGTCGCGATTGAGGTTGCAGCCGCACGCCATCACCTTCCAGATCGGATTGAGACGGTCTTGCCAGCGAACAACCGATGCCTCTTCGGCCTTGCCGTGCTCGCAGAACAGAAGCATGCCACCGGGTTTGAGTACCCGCCGAATTTCCCGCAACGCAGCCACGGGGTCCGATACCGAGCAGAGGGTGTAAGTCAGCACGGCGGTGTCGGCGATGTTGTCTTCGAGGGGAATTTTCTCGGCAGGCGCCTGGATCAACTGCAACGGCACCGGCGAGTTGCTCCAGCGCTTGGTGCCGAGCGCGACGAACCCCTCGCCCGGATCGACGCCGATCACGCGGACAACCTTCGCAGGATCGTAATGCGGCAGATTGAGGCCCGAACCGATGCCGACTTCCAGCACGACGCCGTGTGCTTTGGGCAGAACGATGCGCCGCTGCTCGGTGATATCCTCGAGCGAACACAGTGCGCTCACGATGCGCGGCCCGATATGACGACCGTAGAAACCCATGCAATCACTCCCAAGGTGGCAACTGGGATGAATTGCAGTCTAGACGGTCCAGATTCAGGCGTACGACACGATTACGCGATTGCTCAGTTGACGCCGAGCTTCTTCTGCAGGCTGGATGACGAGGTGGTGTACTGGAACACCACGCGCTTGTCCGGATAGACGTAGCGGCTCGCCTTCTGCGCCATCAGCGCGCCCTCGTGGAAGCCGGAGAGAATGAGCTTCAGCTTGCCGGGATAGGTGTTGATGTCGCCGATGGCGAAGATGCCGGGCACATCGGTCTCGAACGCTTCGGTATCGACCGGCACCAGATTGTTCTCGAGCTTGACGCCCCAGTTCGCCACCGGACCGAGCTTCATGGTCAGGCCGAAGAACGGCAGCATTGTGTTGCAATCGATCTTGAAGGTCGCGTTGTCGCCGCCCTTCACCAGCGCGCCGGACAACATGCCGTCCGCGCCTTCGAGGCCGGTGACCTGACCGATTTTCAGGTCCATCTTTCCGGCGGCAACGAGCGCACGCATCTGATCGACGCTATGCGGCGCGGCGCGGAAATCGTCGCGGCGATGCAGCAGCGTGACGCGCTTCGCGATTGGTTGAAGGTTGAGCACCCAGTCGAGCGCGGAATCGCCGCCGCCGACGATCAGCAAGTTCTTGTCGCGGAACTGCTCCATCTTGCGCACGGCATAGAATACCGAGGTGCCCTCATAGGCTTCGATGCCCGGCACCGGCGGACGCTTCGGCTGGAACGAGCCTCCGCCGGCCGCGATCACGATAACTTTAGCCTCGAACACCTGCCCGGCGTCGGTGGTCGCGCGAAACAGCGGATCGCCGATCTTCTCGATGGTCTCGACCATTTCATTGAGATGGAAGGTCGGATTGAAGGGCTTGATCTGCTCCATCAGGGCGTCGGTGAGGCCCTGCCCGGTGACCATCGGCACGGCCGGAATGTCGTAGATCGGCTTCTCCGGATAAAGCTCGGCGCACTGGCCGCCCAGCTTGTCGAGAATATCGACCAGATGCACCTTCATATCGAGCAGCCCGAGTTCGAACACCGCGAACAGGCCGCAGGGGCCGGCGCCGATAATCAGGACGTCTGTTTTGATGATGTCGGTCATGGGTGGTCTTTGCGGGTTCGGATGGAGGGCGCTTCAGACAGCAAGGGCGGAACCGCCGCTTTTCGCAGCTTGTCTAGCCAAGACGGCCCCTGGGGGAAAGGGATAATTCAGGCACCTTATGCCTGCCATAACGTCTTGTGAAACGACAACATTTCCCGGTATGCAGGTCTCAACAAGGAGACCGAAGACGTGAACGCGCCGACCCGCCCCATTCCCGGCCTCAGGCTGGACGACTATCCCTTCCGCCTGACCGACAATGTCCGCTACGGCGATCTCGACCCCAACAAGCACGTCAACAACGCGGTCTACGCGACCTACTTCGAGACCAGCCGCGTCACGCTACTGCGCAGTGGCGACCGCGGCCTGATGCCGAAGGGGCTGAGCTGGATGCTGGTGCATCTGGCCATCGACTTCCGCGCCGAGATGCACTGGCCCGGCAGTTTCGAACTCGGCATCGGCGTTTCGAAGCTCGGCCGGACCTCGGCACGGTTCGCTCAGGCGGTGTTCGCGGGGAACGTCTGTACGGCCTCGGCGGAAGCGGTCACTGTTCTGGTCGATGCAGCGACGCGCAAGCCGACGCCGCTGACAGCGGACATCATTGAGCGGTTCCAGCCCTGGCTGCTGCGCGAATAGCACGGCAGGCCTCGATTGGTGTTGCCGCCGCAACCAATCGCCTCTAAATCCCGTGTAGGCCTCGCGACAAAGTGGCAGCCTCCGTGACGTTGACTTTCTCAACCGATCAAATCCGTCCGCACGAGCGCTTCGACCACTGGTGCGAAGTGCGCGCCCGCAATCTGTTCGGCGTCACGATTTCCTTGAGGCGGGAGGAGCGGCTGCACTTCCACGGCCGTTTCTCAGCGAGCGCCGTTGGCGGCGCGATACTCAGCGAAATGCAGGCTTCGCCGTACCAGGTGTCGCGCAGCGCCGCCGACATCTCCCGCGCCTCGAGCGACAGCCTGTGCATTTTTCAGCAGGTCGGCGGCGCGAGCTGGTTCGACGCCAGCAGCGGCGGCGAATTCGTTGTGCCGGCGGGCGGGCTTGCCGTCAGCCATACGGACCTGCCTTACCTCACCACGCCGGCGACCCCGCACGGCTTCGACCTGCGCGTGCTGAAGATTCCGCTGGCGGGACGTGACGCATTCGCGCCTCGCGCCCGCGACCTTCCCCCGTCGCTGCTGCGCGACGACCCACGACTGCAGCGAGCCATTTCGGCTGCATTCAACGCGCTCGTGGCGGAGGCGGCAAGAAACCCCGATGCCAATTACGACCGGGCCGTCGAGCATCTGGCCCAGTTGGCATTGCTGGCGCGCGACCGCGTTTCGATCGGTTCACCCGAGAGCCGCGCCGCGCTGCGCTTCGGACTGCTGCAGGCCGTTCGCGACATGCTACGGTGTAATTATTATCGCTTCGACCTGTCGCCCGTGACGGTCGCCAGCGCATTCGCGATCTCGGTGCGGCAGATGCATCTTCTGTTTGAGCCGACCGGGATCAGTTTCTCGCGAACCTTGCTGGCCGTGCGGCTTCAGGAAGCACGGCAGCGGCTAAAGACCATGCCGGCGGAACCGGTTGCGAATATCGCTTACGCCTGTGGGTTCGACAGTCTGGCGACTTTCTATCGCGCATTTCGCAATGCCTACGGCATGACGCCCGGCGACGTGCGGGCAGCCGTTCTCAACGCGTGAATGCCTGTGGTCGCGACGCCACATCTCTGAAAAGAGTCCGGTTTTCAGCCCGTGAGGCCCCCGTCTGCGCGCAATGAGAAGACAGCCGCAGCTCGATCTGCCACACGTTCCGCTGTGAAAGCCTCCGCAAGGAGGACATCGCGAAGTTCATGAATCGAAAAGCCCCGCGAATTGGCGAGGCTTTGCATCAGCTTTCATGACGTAAGACTTTAGCGCATTTATATTTTCACGCCTCTGTTTCCATGACGTAAAAATTTTCGCTTTGCCGTCACGACGCCCGGCGATTACGCCTGACGCTCCGGCGTCGACACCACGAGACCTTCGAGTTCGTCGGTGACCTTGATTTGGCACGACAGCCGCGAGTTCGGCCGCACGTCGTAACCGAAGTCGAGCATGTCCTCTTCCATCGGGGTCGGCGAGCCGACCTTCTCGCGCCAGGCCTCGTCGACATAGACGTGGCAGGTCGCGCAGGCGCACGCGCCGCCGCACTCGGCTTCGATGCCCGGAATCGCGTTGCGGATCGCAGCTTCCATCACGGTCGCGCCCGCCTCGACATCCACGGTGCGGGTTGTGCCTGAGTGATCGGTGAAGTTGATCTTGACCATGATTGTCGCGCTGCCCGGATAATTCAGTTCGAGCAGTCCTATAACGGGTCAATCCGCAGGACGCTAGTGATCCGCTGGGGATAAAAGCCGAGCCGGATCAGGCCGTCAGGACCGGTTCAACATCCGGTCAATCGCGATCCTGGCTTCATCCACGGCGTGGCGAAGCAGAGCGATCGCACGCGGCACGTCGCCGTCGTTCATGATGGCCGTTTCAAGGTCGAGGGCTGCGTCGGCAACACGGAATGCGCCGATGGCGCGCGCGGAGCCTTTCAGCGTGTGAGCGAGCGCGGCCGCATCCGCTGGAATCTCCGACAGCCGGCCGACCAGATCGTGGCTTTGAGCCGCAAACAACGCAAGAACTTCGGTTTCCAGAGCCGCTTCGCCGAGCGTCATGCGTCCGAGATGCTGAACATCGATAGCGGAATCTTCCGGAACGAGCGGGGGCGACGGCATCCAGGTCAAATGCTCCATCTGAAGCGGCATGAGCGTTCCGAACTTGCTGACAGCGCCGGATCAAATCCGGCCGGTAGGATGCTCAGGCAATCACACCATTGGTTAACGAAACGTACGATGTTCCCGCCGTGATTTAGCCACTTTTTTGCCGTGCCGCTGCCGCGAAGTACCAAAGTGCTTTCTAAAACTGTTGATTTCTTAAAGTGTTAACCCTCGCGTTGTTAACGATGATTAAAAATCTATTAACCGCTCCCATTTCATTCGACCGGCCGAGCCAATAGGATGTTTCCGGAAGTGCGGGACAACCGGCGGGAGTTCGGCGACTCCAACTTTCGTGTCGGTCGATCATTTCGGGGCAACATCCGGGGACGCGCGGCCAGCCGTCGGCATGGCGACTTCCGGATGCGTAAAAATAAAGGCGTATGGGACACATGGCAAAAAATCCGAAGGTCAAGGACCCGACTGAAGACGCTCTCACGGCGATCCAGGAAGCTCTGAACATCGGAGAACTGCCCGCGTCCGACAACGGACGGGACATTCCCCCTCGCAATGAGCCGTCGCTCCGCGCGGCGAACCGCGGCTCCGACCTCCGGCAGCCTGCCGACGACCTCGACATGACGAACTTTGGCCAGCAGCCGGCCAATGACGACCGCGAAACCATCGGCGCGATCCTGCAAACCATCCAGAAGGGCCGCCCGCGCCGCAGCGCCTATACCGTGGCGACACTGTTCTCCGGCCTGTGGATCGCAGGCGTCGGCTTCCTGACATTCGCATTCCTGCCCGCGCTCGAAGCCGTGATCGCCCAAGGCACCGGCGGCATTCTGGCGCTGGTCGGCCTGCTCGCCGTCATCGTCGCGCCGCTCGTGCTGTTCTATGCGCTGGCGAGCATCGCCTGGCGCAGCCAGGAAATGAGCATGATCGCGCAGTCCATGGCGCAGATGGCCGTCCGCTTTTCCGAGCCCGAGCACGTCGCCAACGGCGCAATCGTCAGCGTGGGTCAGGCCATCCGCCGCGAAGTCGCGGCGATGGGCGACGGCGTCGAGCGCGCCATCGCGCGGGCCGGCGAACTCGAGGCGCTGGTCGCCAACGAAGTGGCCTCGCTCGAACGCGCCTATAGCGACAACGAAGTGCGCATGCGCGCCCTGCTCCAGGACATCGCCGTGCAGCGTGACAATCTGGTCGGCCAGGCCGAGCAGGTCCGCAACGCGATTTCCGGCGTGCAGATTGATCTGCGTCAGGACATCGCCCTGATCAGCGACGCGATCGCGTCCCGCGTCGACGAAGTGGCCAACAGCATCACCGGCGCGCTCGAAGAGCGCAGCGAGCACATCACCCGCGCCCTCTCCAGCGCCGGCGACAACATGATCATCGCGCTCGGCGAACGCGGCGGCGACCTGCTCGACCGCCTCGAGGAAGCCAGCACACAGACTGC
Proteins encoded in this window:
- a CDS encoding YbhN family protein; its protein translation is MQHLLSTLGRVFREKIGWKKVGIAASLLIVSIAIMHLFRTLKGVDTAMVLTALAEKSQGQIVMAALCVLCAFFTLTFYDLFALRTIGKMHVPYRIAALSSFTSYTVGHNIGATVFTGGAIRFRIYSDWGLTAIDVAKICFISGLTFWLGNTFVLGIGMIWHPAAAASIDLLPESINQLIGLGLLAGIAVYLTWIATGRGRRQLGKDGWKVALPSAPLTLLQILIGVVDLGFCALAMYLLAPSHPDLDFVTLSVVFILATLLGFASHAPGSLGVFDAAMLIGLPMLGKEDLLASLLVFRILYFLIPFATSITILGVRELWLSVIQPWQQSRKLRPAPAVAQSSPQQVKTKQAAE
- a CDS encoding class I SAM-dependent methyltransferase, whose product is MGFYGRHIGPRIVSALCSLEDITEQRRIVLPKAHGVVLEVGIGSGLNLPHYDPAKVVRVIGVDPGEGFVALGTKRWSNSPVPLQLIQAPAEKIPLEDNIADTAVLTYTLCSVSDPVAALREIRRVLKPGGMLLFCEHGKAEEASVVRWQDRLNPIWKVMACGCNLNRDTMALLTGAGFEIGAVDRFYLPHAPKPVAFHCRGVAGAPAV
- a CDS encoding NAD(P)/FAD-dependent oxidoreductase, whose product is MTDIIKTDVLIIGAGPCGLFAVFELGLLDMKVHLVDILDKLGGQCAELYPEKPIYDIPAVPMVTGQGLTDALMEQIKPFNPTFHLNEMVETIEKIGDPLFRATTDAGQVFEAKVIVIAAGGGSFQPKRPPVPGIEAYEGTSVFYAVRKMEQFRDKNLLIVGGGDSALDWVLNLQPIAKRVTLLHRRDDFRAAPHSVDQMRALVAAGKMDLKIGQVTGLEGADGMLSGALVKGGDNATFKIDCNTMLPFFGLTMKLGPVANWGVKLENNLVPVDTEAFETDVPGIFAIGDINTYPGKLKLILSGFHEGALMAQKASRYVYPDKRVVFQYTTSSSSLQKKLGVN
- a CDS encoding thioesterase family protein produces the protein MNAPTRPIPGLRLDDYPFRLTDNVRYGDLDPNKHVNNAVYATYFETSRVTLLRSGDRGLMPKGLSWMLVHLAIDFRAEMHWPGSFELGIGVSKLGRTSARFAQAVFAGNVCTASAEAVTVLVDAATRKPTPLTADIIERFQPWLLRE
- a CDS encoding AraC family transcriptional regulator translates to MTLTFSTDQIRPHERFDHWCEVRARNLFGVTISLRREERLHFHGRFSASAVGGAILSEMQASPYQVSRSAADISRASSDSLCIFQQVGGASWFDASSGGEFVVPAGGLAVSHTDLPYLTTPATPHGFDLRVLKIPLAGRDAFAPRARDLPPSLLRDDPRLQRAISAAFNALVAEAARNPDANYDRAVEHLAQLALLARDRVSIGSPESRAALRFGLLQAVRDMLRCNYYRFDLSPVTVASAFAISVRQMHLLFEPTGISFSRTLLAVRLQEARQRLKTMPAEPVANIAYACGFDSLATFYRAFRNAYGMTPGDVRAAVLNA
- a CDS encoding 2Fe-2S iron-sulfur cluster-binding protein — protein: MVKINFTDHSGTTRTVDVEAGATVMEAAIRNAIPGIEAECGGACACATCHVYVDEAWREKVGSPTPMEEDMLDFGYDVRPNSRLSCQIKVTDELEGLVVSTPERQA
- a CDS encoding Hpt domain-containing protein codes for the protein MPLQMEHLTWMPSPPLVPEDSAIDVQHLGRMTLGEAALETEVLALFAAQSHDLVGRLSEIPADAAALAHTLKGSARAIGAFRVADAALDLETAIMNDGDVPRAIALLRHAVDEARIAIDRMLNRS